From the Cryptomeria japonica chromosome 2, Sugi_1.0, whole genome shotgun sequence genome, one window contains:
- the LOC131054291 gene encoding uncharacterized protein LOC131054291 translates to MVRISDVMGFSMCVKRFMQRRKYKRLDDFNGGRKRLRVVRLGGRRGRRIWKLKFVPKLKFRIIKLAVNVSIKSLSEKIKDGYVKLMLNLSHSRFRQPPSQMRIEDFNDKIIVEIYTSFGREVKVLPCPSSIRDESMFNLNTIVV, encoded by the coding sequence ATGGTGAGGATCTCAGATGTCATGGGATTCTCCATGTGTGTGAAGAGATTCATGCAAAGGAGAAAATACAAGCGCCTCGATGATTTTAATGGCGGAAGAAAACGATTGAGAGTAGTGCGGTTGGGAGGGCGTAGAGGCAGGCGAATTTGGAAGCTCAAATTCGTGCCGAAGTTGAAGTTCAGAATTATTAAGTTGGCTGTTAATGTTTCTATAAAATCATTGTCTGAAAAAATAAAAGATGGGTATGTAAAATTGATGCTCAATCTTTCTCATTCTAGATTTAGGCAGCCTCCTTCACAGATGCGTATCGAAGACTTTAATGATAAGATTATCGTTGAGATTTATACATCTTTTGGAAGAGAGGTCAAAGTGTTACCATGTCCATCTTCCATCAGAGATGAGAGCATGTTTAATCTGAACACAATTGTTGTTT